One region of Aminobacterium colombiense DSM 12261 genomic DNA includes:
- the hutI gene encoding imidazolonepropionase, giving the protein MITSLFRNAAIYTPASSQTPLSGDSQGKVDSIARGALLCRNGLIEKIGEEHAVIKDLSLYDVDIEIDCEGCCLIPGFVDPHTHICFAARREREFSQRIAGTPYLDILRAGGGILSSVRAVKEASEEELFQTTLENVLSALSFGTTTIEIKSGYGLDTETELKMLRVIDRIRRETPLDVAITFMGAHAVPHEYKEDPDTFVSILTDEMIPAVAKQGIARFCDVFCEEGVFTLQQSRKILQSAQKHGLKPRIHADEVYDTGGAGLAAELQTVSAEHLLAASERNLKAMAEAKVIANLLPATAYSLRKPYAPARRMIELNVPVALATDCNPGSCFTESMPFVFGLAVMNMNMTVQEALVASTINAAWALEMQHSVGSLEVGKQADFLLLDGDSPAILAYHAGVSPVVSVYKKGVLVA; this is encoded by the coding sequence ATGATCACTTCCCTTTTTCGAAATGCGGCTATTTATACCCCGGCATCAAGCCAGACTCCACTGTCAGGAGATAGCCAGGGGAAGGTTGACTCTATAGCTCGGGGAGCCCTTTTATGCCGTAACGGCCTCATTGAAAAAATAGGGGAGGAGCATGCCGTAATAAAAGACCTCTCTCTTTACGATGTGGACATAGAGATCGATTGCGAAGGATGTTGCCTTATCCCAGGCTTTGTCGACCCTCACACTCACATCTGTTTCGCCGCCAGACGGGAAAGGGAGTTCTCTCAGCGTATTGCCGGCACTCCATATCTCGACATCCTTAGGGCTGGAGGTGGAATTCTTTCTTCTGTCCGAGCTGTCAAGGAGGCAAGTGAAGAAGAACTTTTTCAGACAACCCTTGAAAACGTGCTTTCTGCCCTGTCTTTCGGCACAACCACAATAGAAATAAAAAGCGGCTATGGTCTCGACACTGAAACAGAACTGAAAATGCTTCGGGTCATTGATCGCATCAGACGTGAAACTCCCCTTGACGTGGCCATTACCTTTATGGGAGCCCATGCTGTTCCCCATGAATACAAAGAAGACCCTGACACCTTTGTCAGCATTCTCACCGATGAAATGATTCCCGCCGTAGCAAAACAGGGAATTGCCAGGTTTTGCGACGTATTCTGCGAAGAGGGTGTTTTCACCCTTCAACAGAGCCGAAAGATTCTGCAATCGGCACAAAAACACGGCCTTAAACCGCGAATTCATGCAGATGAGGTTTATGATACGGGGGGAGCGGGCTTAGCTGCCGAACTTCAGACAGTTTCTGCGGAGCACCTGCTCGCCGCTTCAGAAAGAAATCTGAAAGCCATGGCAGAAGCAAAAGTTATAGCCAACCTTCTGCCTGCCACTGCCTACAGTCTTCGCAAACCTTATGCCCCAGCCAGGAGAATGATAGAGCTTAATGTTCCTGTGGCTCTGGCTACAGACTGCAATCCCGGATCGTGCTTTACGGAATCCATGCCCTTTGTCTTCGGCCTTGCCGTTATGAATATGAATATGACAGTACAAGAGGCCCTTGTGGCATCAACAATAAATGCCGCGTGGGCCCTTGAGATGCAACATTCCGTAGGCAGCCTTGAAGTGGGAAAACAAGCTGATTTCCTGCTTTTAGACGGAGATTCCCCGGCTATCCTTGCCTACCACGCCGGAGTATCGCCTGTTGTTTCAGTGTATAAAAAAGGTGTTTTGGTCGCCTAA